A single window of Microbacterium oryzae DNA harbors:
- a CDS encoding acetate/propionate family kinase: MGGTSVLVVNSGSSSFKYQLIDMQTERVLASGLVERIGQDRGAARHTVRYAAGAGEPAPAIAEATHTRETAIPDHTAGFRVMLDAFAEHGPLLDPADLAAVGHRVVHGGARFFEPTVVTDLVEINIDELSVLAPLHNPGALQGIRAARRAFPGVAHVAVFDTAFHQTLPPAAYTYAIDREVAAAHRIRRYGFHGTSHKYVAEAAARHVGRPLTELRQIVFHLGNGASVTAVDGGRSVETSMGMTPLEGLVMGTRSGDLDPAVLFQLARRADMTTGELDRLLNTRSGLKGLAGVSDMRDVQERRAAGDEAAQLAFDVYVHRLRAYAGAYLAQLGGVDVISFTAGVGENAPQVRAAALATLGFAGVEIDEARNESASRGEIAVISTDASRVAVLVVPTDEELEIARQSLAAAS; encoded by the coding sequence ATGGGCGGCACGAGCGTTCTCGTCGTCAACAGCGGCTCGTCGTCGTTCAAGTACCAGCTCATCGACATGCAGACCGAGCGCGTGCTCGCCTCGGGCCTCGTGGAGCGGATCGGGCAGGACCGCGGCGCGGCGCGGCACACCGTGCGGTACGCGGCAGGCGCGGGGGAGCCCGCCCCCGCGATCGCGGAGGCGACGCACACCCGCGAGACGGCCATCCCCGATCACACCGCCGGCTTCCGCGTCATGCTCGACGCGTTCGCCGAGCACGGGCCGCTGCTCGATCCCGCCGACCTCGCCGCGGTGGGCCACCGCGTGGTGCACGGCGGCGCGCGCTTCTTCGAGCCCACGGTCGTCACCGATCTCGTGGAGATCAACATCGACGAGCTCTCGGTGCTCGCGCCGCTGCACAATCCCGGTGCGCTCCAGGGCATCAGGGCCGCGCGCCGCGCGTTCCCCGGCGTCGCGCACGTGGCGGTCTTCGACACCGCCTTCCATCAGACGCTGCCGCCCGCCGCCTACACGTACGCCATCGACCGCGAGGTCGCCGCCGCGCACCGCATCCGCCGGTACGGCTTCCACGGCACGAGCCACAAGTACGTCGCCGAGGCCGCCGCCCGCCACGTCGGGCGCCCGCTGACCGAGCTGCGGCAGATCGTGTTCCACCTGGGCAACGGCGCATCGGTCACGGCCGTCGACGGCGGCCGCTCGGTGGAAACGTCGATGGGCATGACCCCGCTCGAGGGGCTGGTGATGGGCACCCGCTCCGGCGACCTCGATCCGGCGGTGCTCTTCCAGCTCGCCCGGCGCGCGGACATGACCACCGGCGAGCTCGACCGGCTGCTGAACACCCGCAGCGGCCTGAAGGGGCTCGCGGGGGTCTCCGACATGCGCGACGTGCAGGAGCGCCGCGCGGCAGGGGACGAGGCCGCGCAGCTCGCGTTCGACGTCTACGTGCACCGCCTGCGCGCCTACGCGGGCGCCTACCTCGCGCAGCTCGGCGGGGTCGACGTCATCTCGTTCACGGCCGGGGTGGGCGAGAACGCGCCGCAGGTGCGGGCGGCGGCGCTCGCGACGCTGGGGTTCGCGGGCGTGGAGATCGACGAGGCCCGCAACGAGAGCGCTTCCCGAGGGGAGATCGCCGTGATCTCGACCGATGCCTCCCGCGTCGCGGTGCTCGTCGTGCCGACCGACGAGGAGCTGGAGATCGCTCGTCAATCCCTGGCCGCCGCGAGTTGA
- a CDS encoding aspartate-semialdehyde dehydrogenase produces MTRISDSGLSVAVVGATGQVGAVMREILAERRFPIRELRLFASARSAGKTIAFGGADVIVEDVETDDLSGIDIALFSAGGSASKQHAPRFAAAGAIVIDNSSAWRMDPEVPLVVSEVNPHAIDDAPKGIIANPNCTTMAAMPVLKPLDAEAGLERLIVSTYQAVSGSGLAGAQELLGQVEGVLAQGDTLRLVRDGSAVNFPEPDTYVAPIAFDVLPFAGNLVDDGLNETDEEKKLRNESRKILELPDLRVAGTCVRVPVFTGHSLSINVEFARELSPERAREVLADAPGVVLEDVPTPLHAAGKDPSFVGRIRADQSAPEGRGLVLFISNDNLRKGAALNAVQIAEIVATKLGAVAAR; encoded by the coding sequence ATGACCCGCATCTCTGATTCAGGACTCTCCGTCGCCGTCGTCGGCGCCACCGGCCAGGTCGGCGCTGTGATGCGCGAGATTCTCGCGGAGCGCCGGTTCCCGATCCGCGAGCTGCGGCTGTTCGCGTCCGCGCGCTCGGCCGGGAAGACCATCGCGTTCGGCGGCGCCGACGTCATCGTGGAGGACGTCGAGACCGACGACCTCTCCGGCATCGACATCGCCCTGTTCTCCGCGGGCGGCTCCGCCTCCAAGCAGCACGCACCGCGCTTCGCCGCGGCCGGCGCGATCGTCATCGACAACTCCAGCGCCTGGCGCATGGACCCCGAGGTGCCGCTGGTCGTCAGCGAGGTCAACCCGCACGCCATCGACGACGCCCCCAAGGGCATCATCGCCAACCCGAACTGCACGACCATGGCCGCCATGCCCGTGCTGAAGCCGCTCGACGCGGAGGCCGGCCTCGAGCGCCTCATCGTCTCGACGTACCAGGCGGTCTCGGGCTCCGGCCTCGCCGGTGCGCAGGAGCTGCTCGGTCAGGTCGAGGGCGTGCTCGCGCAGGGCGACACCCTCCGCCTCGTGCGCGACGGCTCCGCCGTGAACTTCCCGGAGCCGGACACCTACGTCGCGCCCATCGCCTTCGACGTGCTGCCGTTCGCCGGCAACCTCGTCGACGACGGCCTCAACGAGACCGACGAGGAGAAGAAGCTCCGCAACGAGAGCCGCAAGATCCTCGAGCTGCCCGACCTGCGGGTGGCGGGCACCTGCGTCCGCGTGCCGGTCTTCACGGGCCACTCGCTCAGCATCAACGTCGAGTTCGCGCGCGAGCTCAGCCCCGAGCGCGCGCGCGAGGTGCTGGCGGATGCCCCGGGCGTGGTCCTCGAGGACGTCCCGACTCCGCTGCATGCCGCCGGCAAGGACCCGAGCTTCGTCGGACGCATCCGCGCCGACCAGTCCGCTCCCGAGGGCCGCGGGCTCGTGCTGTTCATCTCGAACGACAACCTCCGCAAGGGCGCCGCACTGAATGCGGTGCAGATCGCCGAGATCGTCGCGACGAAGCTCGGCGCGGTCGCCGCGCGCTGA
- a CDS encoding beta-phosphoglucomutase family hydrolase yields MPDANLPDLRRCDAVLFDLDGVITPTAEVHMHSWRAMFEELFAQWGIEPAYTDQDYFDHLDGKKRYDGVATLLRSRDVEVPWGDPSDDPSLDTVCGIGNRKNIVFSRVLAEEGIAAYPGSLALLDALAAVGTPVAVVSSSKNARDVLTAAGILDRFPVIVDGATAERDGLPSKPAPDMFLAGARQLQAVPARSAVLEDALSGVAAAAAGGFGLVIGVDRGAGAATLTAAGAHVVVGDLAELVGPATR; encoded by the coding sequence CTGCCCGATGCGAACCTGCCCGACCTCAGACGCTGCGACGCCGTGCTGTTCGATCTGGACGGGGTGATCACGCCCACGGCCGAGGTGCACATGCACTCGTGGCGCGCCATGTTCGAGGAGCTGTTCGCGCAGTGGGGGATCGAACCCGCCTACACCGACCAGGACTACTTCGACCACCTCGACGGCAAGAAGCGCTACGACGGCGTCGCCACCCTGCTGCGCAGCCGCGACGTCGAGGTCCCGTGGGGAGACCCGTCCGACGATCCGTCGCTCGACACCGTGTGCGGGATCGGCAACCGCAAGAACATCGTGTTCTCGCGCGTGCTGGCCGAGGAGGGGATCGCGGCCTACCCCGGATCCCTCGCGCTGCTCGACGCGCTCGCCGCGGTCGGCACGCCGGTCGCGGTCGTGTCGAGCTCCAAGAACGCGCGGGACGTGCTCACGGCGGCGGGGATCCTCGACCGCTTCCCCGTGATCGTCGACGGGGCGACCGCCGAGCGCGACGGCCTGCCCTCGAAACCCGCGCCCGACATGTTCCTCGCCGGCGCCCGGCAGCTGCAGGCCGTGCCCGCGCGGTCCGCGGTCCTCGAGGACGCGCTGAGCGGGGTCGCGGCGGCCGCCGCGGGCGGCTTCGGACTCGTCATCGGCGTGGATCGCGGCGCGGGAGCGGCGACGCTGACCGCCGCCGGCGCGCACGTGGTCGTCGGCGACCTGGCCGAGCTCGTCGGCCCCGCCACCCGCTAG
- a CDS encoding DNA polymerase III subunit gamma and tau — translation MTTALYRRYRPETFGEMIGQSQVTDPLMTALRGDRIGHAYLFSGPRGCGKTTSARILARCLNCAEGPTDVPCGRCDSCVELSRAGGGSLDVVEIDAASHNGVDDARDLRERAIFAPARDRFKIFILDEAHMVTPQGFNALLKLVEEPPAHVKFIFATTEPDKVIGTIRSRTHHYPFRLVPPAAMLAYVEKLCAEEGVSVAQGVLPLVVRAGGGSPRDTLSILDQLIAGSENASVTYERAVALLGYTHAELLDEVVDAFAVADAGSAFGAVDRVVQTGQDPRRFVDDLLERLRDLIVIAATGAGASAVLRGIPADELERMGQQADRFGADRLSRVADIVSAALDGMTGATSPRLQLELMIARVLTHGTAVAGMAGDAGRGSGAAAPAGASRGAGAAAPTAAPTAAPAAAPTAAPAAAPQTAAPAAAPAAAPAAAAPAATAPAAAPAAPAVAPAPAAAPAAAAAPAAAPTAGPAAAAAPTAAPTMASRPAAAVPAAAPASTAAPVASPAAPAAASPKAPGTEAATAPAAAASPSGTADDGTVPAAGWATIPPGGDGPAEERAAQRSPGPRVIDDAPLPRPEDEPPYDPYDEPPVRDAAPRSSAPAQQEKPAPASTELTLPAVQAVWSGVLARLEHVSRSSWLVLQSARPVAAAGDVLTLAFTNQRDLATFKERTPQGGGVSEDLRGIILEVLGVRVKYLARHDGGAAGGPGGGGSGGPGSGRPDGSGPQQGAAPQQGAAPQQGAAPQQGAAPQQGAAPQQSSAPRREQAPQRSAPAVDRPSRAAGPANAAGGAPVAAAAPVTEWAVAAIPGGVVGTLAVDDDPEEAAVPVDARVAAPAPDGGVVAPAPLTADEDDADPGDVPPEPAEAIAPHPAPQPRVQARSVGPDGIQRYGEAVVRQVLGATFLHEEPYEPPTRFA, via the coding sequence GTGACCACAGCCTTGTATCGCCGCTATCGGCCGGAGACCTTCGGGGAGATGATCGGCCAGTCGCAGGTCACGGATCCGCTGATGACCGCGCTGCGCGGAGATCGCATCGGCCACGCCTACCTCTTCTCCGGTCCCCGCGGGTGCGGCAAGACCACGTCGGCCCGCATCCTCGCCCGCTGCCTGAACTGCGCGGAGGGGCCGACCGACGTGCCGTGCGGGCGCTGCGACAGCTGCGTCGAGCTCTCGCGCGCGGGGGGCGGATCGCTCGACGTCGTCGAGATCGATGCCGCCAGCCACAACGGCGTCGACGACGCCCGCGATCTGCGCGAGCGGGCCATCTTCGCGCCCGCGCGCGACCGCTTCAAGATCTTCATCCTCGACGAGGCCCACATGGTCACGCCGCAGGGGTTCAACGCGCTGCTGAAGCTCGTCGAGGAGCCTCCCGCGCACGTGAAGTTCATCTTCGCGACCACCGAGCCCGACAAGGTGATCGGCACCATCCGCTCGCGCACGCATCACTACCCGTTCCGGCTCGTGCCGCCGGCGGCGATGCTCGCTTACGTCGAGAAGCTGTGCGCCGAGGAGGGCGTCTCCGTGGCGCAGGGCGTGCTGCCGCTCGTCGTGCGCGCGGGCGGCGGATCGCCGCGCGACACCCTCTCGATCCTCGACCAGCTCATCGCCGGGTCGGAGAACGCGAGCGTGACCTACGAGCGGGCCGTGGCGCTGCTCGGCTACACGCACGCCGAGCTGCTGGACGAGGTGGTCGACGCGTTCGCCGTCGCCGACGCCGGATCGGCGTTCGGCGCGGTGGACCGGGTCGTGCAGACCGGGCAGGACCCGCGCCGCTTCGTCGACGACCTGCTCGAGCGCCTGCGCGACCTCATCGTCATCGCCGCGACCGGTGCCGGCGCCTCGGCCGTGCTGCGCGGCATCCCCGCTGACGAGCTCGAGCGGATGGGCCAGCAGGCCGACCGCTTCGGCGCGGACCGCCTGTCGCGCGTCGCCGACATCGTCAGCGCCGCCCTCGACGGGATGACCGGCGCGACCTCGCCGCGTCTGCAGCTCGAGCTCATGATCGCGCGGGTGCTCACGCACGGAACGGCGGTCGCCGGCATGGCCGGCGATGCGGGGCGGGGGAGCGGCGCCGCGGCGCCGGCCGGGGCTTCTCGGGGCGCGGGGGCTGCGGCGCCGACCGCGGCGCCGACTGCTGCTCCTGCCGCGGCGCCAACTGCTGCTCCTGCCGCGGCTCCGCAGACGGCGGCTCCGGCTGCGGCGCCCGCTGCCGCTCCTGCCGCTGCCGCTCCTGCCGCTACTGCGCCGGCCGCTGCACCTGCCGCTCCTGCCGTGGCACCTGCACCTGCCGCTGCGCCGGCCGCTGCTGCGGCACCTGCCGCTGCGCCGACTGCTGGTCCTGCCGCCGCTGCGGCCCCGACCGCCGCGCCCACCATGGCTTCGCGGCCGGCTGCCGCCGTGCCCGCGGCTGCTCCCGCGTCGACAGCCGCTCCCGTCGCGTCGCCTGCGGCTCCCGCCGCGGCCTCGCCGAAAGCTCCGGGCACGGAGGCGGCGACAGCTCCGGCTGCGGCAGCGTCCCCGTCGGGAACGGCCGACGACGGGACCGTCCCCGCGGCCGGATGGGCGACCATCCCACCCGGCGGCGACGGCCCGGCCGAAGAGCGCGCGGCCCAGCGGTCGCCAGGGCCGCGCGTGATCGACGACGCGCCGCTTCCCCGTCCCGAGGACGAGCCGCCGTACGACCCCTACGACGAGCCGCCCGTCCGCGACGCCGCTCCTCGGTCGTCGGCCCCCGCGCAGCAGGAGAAGCCGGCCCCCGCGTCGACCGAGCTCACCCTGCCGGCCGTGCAGGCCGTCTGGTCGGGAGTCCTCGCTCGCCTCGAGCACGTGAGCCGGTCGTCCTGGCTCGTCCTGCAGAGCGCTCGCCCGGTCGCCGCGGCGGGCGACGTGCTCACGCTCGCGTTCACGAATCAGCGGGACCTCGCCACCTTCAAGGAGCGCACCCCGCAGGGCGGCGGGGTCAGCGAGGATCTGCGCGGCATCATCCTCGAGGTGCTCGGCGTCCGTGTGAAGTACCTCGCGCGGCACGACGGCGGCGCCGCGGGCGGCCCCGGTGGTGGCGGTTCCGGTGGTCCCGGCTCCGGCCGGCCCGACGGCAGCGGCCCGCAGCAGGGCGCTGCCCCGCAGCAGGGCGCTGCCCCGCAGCAGGGCGCTGCCCCGCAGCAGGGCGCTGCCCCGCAGCAGGGCGCTGCCCCGCAGCAGAGCTCTGCCCCACGGCGGGAGCAGGCTCCGCAGCGGAGCGCACCCGCCGTCGATCGGCCATCCCGCGCCGCCGGCCCCGCGAACGCGGCCGGCGGCGCGCCCGTCGCCGCGGCGGCACCCGTCACCGAGTGGGCGGTCGCCGCCATCCCCGGCGGCGTCGTCGGCACCCTGGCCGTCGACGACGACCCCGAGGAGGCCGCGGTGCCCGTCGACGCACGCGTGGCGGCCCCGGCGCCCGACGGTGGGGTGGTGGCGCCCGCGCCGCTCACCGCCGACGAGGACGACGCGGACCCGGGCGACGTCCCTCCGGAGCCCGCGGAGGCGATCGCCCCGCATCCCGCTCCGCAGCCGCGCGTGCAGGCGCGCAGCGTCGGACCGGACGGCATCCAGCGCTACGGCGAGGCCGTCGTCCGGCAGGTGCTCGGCGCGACCTTCCTCCACGAGGAGCCCTACGAGCCGCCCACGCGGTTCGCCTGA
- a CDS encoding aspartate kinase, protein MALIVQKFGGSSVADAESIKRVAKRIADTRRAGHDVVVAVSAMGDTTDELLDLASQVAPMPAPRELDMLLSSGERISMALLAMAIHSMGYEARSFTGSQAGMITTADHGSARIVDVTPVRLRAALDDGAVVIVAGFQGFNRDTKDITTLGRGGSDTTAVALAAALDADVCEIYSDVDGIFTADPRVVPLARKLGHITAEEMLELAANGAKVLYIRAVEYARRHGVLIHARSTFTSNEGTYVLGEGMKAPRDAKGETMSDDAIGMEEPVVAGVAIDRSQAKITVLGVPDVPGSAAAIFTLVAKTGANIDMIVQNVQSAKAGRTDISFTLPKQSAADVAKALTAAQDEVGFENLVYDDQVGKLSVVGAGMRTHAGVSLTLFEALSGAGINIEMISTSEIRISVILRDTELDEAARVVHSAYGLDGEIEATVYAGTGR, encoded by the coding sequence GTGGCGCTGATCGTCCAGAAGTTCGGCGGCTCGTCCGTGGCCGACGCCGAGAGCATCAAGCGCGTCGCCAAACGCATCGCCGACACCCGCCGCGCCGGTCACGACGTCGTCGTGGCGGTGAGCGCGATGGGCGACACCACCGACGAGCTGCTCGACCTGGCCTCCCAGGTGGCGCCGATGCCCGCGCCGCGCGAGCTCGACATGCTGCTCTCCAGCGGAGAGCGCATCTCGATGGCCCTCCTGGCCATGGCCATCCACTCGATGGGGTACGAGGCGCGTTCGTTCACGGGCAGCCAGGCCGGCATGATCACGACCGCCGACCACGGTTCGGCGCGGATCGTCGACGTCACGCCCGTGCGCCTGCGCGCGGCGCTCGACGACGGCGCCGTGGTCATCGTCGCCGGCTTCCAGGGGTTCAATCGCGACACCAAGGACATCACCACGCTCGGCCGCGGCGGCTCGGACACGACCGCGGTCGCGCTCGCCGCCGCGCTCGACGCCGACGTGTGCGAGATCTACAGCGACGTCGACGGCATCTTCACCGCCGACCCGCGCGTGGTCCCGCTGGCCCGAAAGCTCGGGCACATCACGGCGGAGGAGATGCTCGAGCTCGCCGCCAACGGCGCGAAGGTGCTCTACATCCGCGCCGTCGAGTACGCCCGCCGCCACGGCGTGCTCATCCACGCCCGGTCGACCTTCACGTCGAACGAGGGCACCTATGTTCTGGGCGAGGGGATGAAGGCCCCCCGCGATGCCAAGGGAGAGACCATGTCGGACGACGCCATCGGAATGGAAGAGCCGGTCGTCGCCGGTGTCGCCATCGACCGCAGCCAGGCCAAGATCACGGTGCTCGGGGTTCCCGACGTCCCGGGCTCCGCCGCGGCGATCTTCACGCTCGTCGCGAAGACCGGCGCGAACATCGACATGATCGTGCAGAACGTGCAGTCGGCGAAGGCCGGCCGCACCGACATCTCCTTCACGCTGCCGAAGCAGTCCGCCGCCGACGTGGCGAAGGCGCTCACGGCCGCGCAGGACGAGGTCGGCTTCGAGAACCTCGTCTACGACGACCAGGTCGGCAAGCTCTCGGTGGTCGGCGCGGGCATGCGCACGCACGCCGGCGTCTCGCTGACCCTGTTCGAGGCGCTGAGCGGGGCGGGCATCAACATCGAGATGATCTCCACGAGCGAGATCCGCATCTCGGTCATCCTCCGCGACACCGAGCTCGACGAGGCCGCGCGCGTGGTGCACAGCGCCTACGGCCTCGACGGCGAGATCGAGGCGACCGTCTACGCGGGAACCGGCCGCTGA
- a CDS encoding glycoside hydrolase family 65 protein, whose protein sequence is MIDRDRFPIDPWRLVETRYSEEDAGVTETLFAVGNGFLGLRGNYPEGRHAHEHGTFINGFHETWPIRHAESAYGFAEVGQTIVNVPDPKVMRVYVDDEPLSLDLADVREYERTLDFRDGVMRRRLLWVTPSGKEVLLESDRLVPFEDRHVAVERMTVTVRNADAPVTVDCQLINRQDGQDVYGGHPHGPGVADPRRAERIDAERVLLPQEHWQNGTRTALSYRTASSDMSIAVLADHLIATDNEHSHESHLEPDIARNVFRVEAKAGVPVTLTKVISYHSSRSVPTGELIDRSLRTLDRVVAAGVEGLYAAQRRWMDDFWQRSDVRITGHDDLQQATRWCLLQLAMASARADGWGIPAKGVTGSGYSGHYFWDTEIYILPFLAYTTPLWARNAMRMRTKMLPAARRRAAKMSEAGALYPWRTINGEEASAYYAAGTAQYHINADIAFALVRYVRATGDLDFMAREGADVLVETARMWTTLGFWRQNEGEESFHIHGVTGPDEYTTVVNDNLFTNVMARFNLRAAAQVVRLMAERAGREYRDLVDRVQLDPGEPEAWERAADAVYIPYNEKLGINPQDSLFLEREVWDVENTPHEQRPLLLHFHPLVIYRFQVLKQADVVLALYLQGDQFSAEEKLADFEYYDPLTTGDSTLSAVVQSILAAEVGYQDLALDYFEHALFVDLADLHGNASDGVHVASAGGVWTALVAGFGGMRDHDGELSFDPRLPRDWPELQYALSWQGSQLDVTLRRDEMRVKVRAGDPVTFRVRGAVHIASADAEAVVPLADQGPVIHGRPTMRKYSSMHREDGSHLEPTLPPVTSAIPIVADDLMERATDPHSLD, encoded by the coding sequence ATGATCGATCGCGACCGATTTCCCATCGACCCCTGGCGTCTCGTGGAGACCCGCTACTCCGAGGAGGACGCGGGCGTCACCGAGACGCTGTTCGCCGTCGGCAACGGCTTCCTCGGCCTCCGGGGCAACTACCCGGAGGGACGCCACGCGCACGAGCACGGCACCTTCATCAACGGGTTCCACGAGACCTGGCCGATCCGCCACGCCGAGAGCGCGTACGGCTTCGCCGAGGTCGGACAGACCATCGTCAACGTGCCCGACCCCAAGGTCATGCGCGTGTACGTGGACGACGAGCCGCTCTCGCTCGACCTCGCCGACGTGCGCGAGTACGAGCGCACGCTGGACTTCCGCGACGGCGTCATGCGGCGCCGGCTGCTGTGGGTCACGCCCTCGGGCAAGGAGGTGCTCCTCGAATCCGACCGTCTCGTGCCCTTCGAGGACCGCCACGTCGCGGTGGAGCGGATGACGGTCACGGTGCGGAACGCCGACGCGCCCGTCACCGTCGACTGCCAGCTCATCAACCGGCAGGACGGGCAGGACGTCTACGGCGGCCATCCGCACGGGCCGGGCGTCGCCGACCCTCGCCGCGCCGAGCGGATCGACGCGGAGCGCGTGCTCCTGCCGCAGGAGCACTGGCAGAACGGCACGCGCACGGCGCTGTCGTACCGCACGGCGTCGTCCGACATGTCGATCGCCGTGCTCGCCGACCACCTCATCGCAACCGACAACGAGCACTCGCACGAGTCCCACCTCGAGCCCGACATCGCCCGCAACGTGTTCCGCGTGGAGGCGAAGGCCGGCGTCCCGGTGACGCTGACGAAGGTCATCAGCTACCACTCCTCGCGCAGCGTGCCGACGGGGGAGCTCATCGACCGCAGCCTCCGCACGCTCGACCGCGTGGTCGCGGCGGGCGTCGAGGGGCTCTACGCCGCCCAGCGGCGCTGGATGGACGACTTCTGGCAGCGCTCGGATGTCCGGATCACGGGGCACGACGACCTGCAGCAGGCGACGCGCTGGTGCCTCCTGCAGCTCGCGATGGCCTCGGCGCGGGCGGACGGGTGGGGCATCCCCGCCAAGGGCGTGACCGGATCCGGGTACAGCGGGCACTACTTCTGGGACACGGAGATCTACATCCTGCCGTTCCTCGCGTACACGACCCCGCTCTGGGCGCGGAACGCCATGCGCATGCGCACGAAGATGCTGCCGGCCGCGCGGCGCCGCGCAGCCAAGATGAGCGAAGCCGGCGCGCTCTACCCCTGGCGCACGATCAACGGCGAGGAGGCGTCGGCGTACTACGCCGCCGGCACCGCGCAGTACCACATCAACGCCGACATCGCCTTCGCCCTGGTGCGCTACGTCCGCGCCACGGGGGATCTCGACTTCATGGCGCGGGAGGGGGCGGACGTCCTCGTCGAGACCGCGCGGATGTGGACGACGCTGGGGTTCTGGCGCCAGAACGAGGGCGAGGAGAGCTTCCACATCCACGGCGTCACCGGCCCCGACGAGTACACGACGGTCGTCAACGACAACCTCTTCACGAACGTCATGGCGCGGTTCAACCTGCGCGCGGCCGCGCAGGTCGTGCGCCTGATGGCCGAGCGAGCGGGGCGCGAGTACCGCGATCTCGTCGACCGGGTGCAGCTCGACCCGGGGGAGCCGGAGGCGTGGGAGCGCGCCGCGGACGCCGTCTACATCCCCTACAACGAGAAGCTCGGGATCAATCCGCAGGACTCGCTGTTCCTCGAGCGCGAGGTGTGGGACGTCGAGAACACGCCGCACGAGCAGCGCCCGCTGCTGCTGCACTTCCACCCGCTCGTCATCTACCGCTTCCAGGTGCTGAAGCAGGCCGACGTCGTGCTGGCGCTGTACCTGCAGGGCGACCAGTTCAGCGCCGAGGAGAAGCTGGCGGACTTCGAGTACTATGACCCGCTGACGACCGGCGACTCGACGCTGTCGGCGGTCGTGCAGTCGATCCTCGCCGCCGAGGTGGGGTACCAGGACCTCGCGCTGGACTACTTCGAGCACGCGCTGTTCGTCGACCTCGCCGACCTGCACGGCAACGCCTCGGACGGCGTGCACGTCGCCTCGGCGGGCGGCGTCTGGACGGCGCTCGTCGCCGGCTTCGGCGGGATGCGCGACCACGACGGCGAGCTCAGCTTCGACCCGCGCCTGCCGCGCGACTGGCCGGAGCTGCAGTACGCGCTCTCGTGGCAGGGATCGCAGCTCGACGTCACGCTGCGCCGTGACGAGATGCGGGTGAAGGTGCGCGCGGGCGACCCCGTCACATTCCGCGTGCGCGGCGCCGTCCACATCGCGAGCGCGGACGCCGAGGCCGTGGTGCCGCTGGCCGACCAGGGGCCGGTCATCCACGGGCGGCCGACCATGCGCAAGTACTCCTCGATGCACAGGGAGGACGGCTCGCATCTCGAGCCCACGCTGCCCCCGGTGACCTCGGCCATCCCGATCGTCGCCGACGACCTGATGGAGCGCGCGACGGATCCGCACTCGCTGGACTGA
- the recR gene encoding recombination mediator RecR: MYDGIVQELIDELGRLPGIGPKSAQRIAFHILQTPTFDVSRLSVLLREVRERVKFCEICGNVSESDTCGICRDPRRDTSLICVVEDAKDVAAIERTREFRGRYHVLGGAISPIAGIGPDDLRIQQLMTRLADGTVQEVILATNPNLEGEATAAYLSRLLTALDIAVSRLASGLPVGGDLEYADEVTLGRAFEGRRRL, translated from the coding sequence ATGTACGACGGCATCGTCCAGGAGCTGATCGACGAGCTCGGTCGCCTCCCCGGCATCGGCCCGAAGTCCGCCCAGCGCATCGCGTTCCACATCCTGCAGACGCCGACCTTCGACGTGTCACGGCTCTCCGTGCTCCTGCGCGAGGTGCGCGAGCGGGTGAAGTTCTGCGAGATCTGCGGCAACGTCTCCGAGAGCGACACCTGCGGCATCTGCCGCGACCCGCGCCGCGACACCTCGCTCATCTGCGTCGTGGAGGACGCGAAGGACGTCGCCGCCATCGAGCGCACGCGCGAGTTCCGTGGCCGCTACCACGTGCTCGGCGGCGCCATCAGCCCCATCGCCGGGATCGGCCCCGACGACCTGCGCATCCAGCAGCTCATGACGCGACTGGCGGATGGCACGGTGCAGGAGGTCATCCTCGCCACCAACCCGAACCTCGAGGGCGAGGCCACCGCCGCCTACCTCAGCCGGCTGCTGACGGCGCTCGACATCGCGGTGTCGCGCCTGGCGTCGGGGCTCCCCGTCGGGGGCGACCTCGAGTACGCCGACGAGGTGACGCTCGGCCGCGCGTTCGAAGGGCGCCGCCGCCTGTAA